A genome region from Nocardiopsis exhalans includes the following:
- a CDS encoding serine hydrolase domain-containing protein: MNPTGAMLALDDPSHAPGVILRLHAAGTPATQAHTGAANLELGAPIEDASVFNTGSVAKQVIAYLCVRASREGLVSLDRPVQDLLPRLQIDDVTLGDLIGHRGGIRDAESLLSLVGLRDLDHYTADDLLELAYRQRHRATDPDHFLYSNTGYLLLAKALEKMHGTDLHDLATRQVFTPLGMTGARFKTDVREVIPNAAASYQPTPSGWLHHERPVTLPGPGSLWCTTADLDQWLTHLWREWQPASGRTLPFQDSVSYRPSDHPPFSYGPGLYADTCSDQAAVFHYGHEQGFSAAVHLFDSGLRLICLSNHSGIAADRLAATALREFARTPDTDAHELLNDALLAYRSPQPKTEPPTEASYAPHTPVGTYACAEVPGTVRLTRKAGALYLWRRGTCDRLIPASKPSVLTANGYAVTLPDDARDGPDSFVLDLDRAPGLRYQRLP, translated from the coding sequence GTGAACCCCACCGGCGCCATGCTCGCCCTCGACGACCCATCGCATGCCCCCGGCGTCATCCTGCGCCTCCACGCCGCTGGCACCCCAGCCACCCAGGCACACACCGGGGCAGCGAACCTCGAACTCGGCGCTCCCATCGAGGACGCCAGCGTCTTCAACACCGGATCTGTCGCCAAGCAGGTCATCGCCTACCTATGTGTGCGAGCCTCCCGCGAGGGGTTGGTCAGCCTGGACCGGCCGGTGCAGGACCTCCTGCCCCGCCTACAGATCGACGATGTGACCCTGGGCGACCTCATCGGGCACCGCGGCGGCATCCGCGACGCCGAATCACTCCTTTCTCTCGTGGGACTTCGCGACCTCGACCACTACACCGCCGACGATCTACTCGAACTCGCCTACCGCCAACGTCACCGCGCCACAGACCCCGACCACTTCCTTTACAGCAACACCGGCTACCTGCTGCTGGCCAAAGCCCTCGAAAAGATGCACGGCACCGATCTCCACGACCTCGCTACCCGCCAGGTCTTCACCCCCCTGGGCATGACCGGTGCCCGATTCAAGACGGACGTGCGCGAAGTCATCCCCAACGCCGCCGCCAGCTATCAACCCACCCCCAGCGGCTGGCTCCACCACGAACGCCCCGTCACCCTGCCCGGCCCTGGCTCCCTGTGGTGCACCACCGCCGATCTCGACCAGTGGCTCACCCACCTGTGGCGAGAGTGGCAACCCGCATCTGGGCGCACGCTTCCCTTCCAAGACAGTGTCAGCTACCGGCCCAGCGATCACCCACCGTTCTCCTACGGTCCCGGCTTGTACGCCGACACCTGCTCCGACCAAGCTGCGGTCTTCCACTACGGACACGAGCAGGGATTCTCCGCTGCCGTGCACCTGTTCGACTCAGGTCTGCGGCTGATCTGCCTGTCCAACCACTCGGGCATCGCCGCTGACCGCCTCGCTGCCACGGCACTGCGCGAGTTCGCTCGCACGCCCGACACCGACGCCCATGAACTCCTCAACGATGCCCTCCTCGCCTACCGCTCCCCACAGCCCAAAACAGAGCCGCCAACCGAGGCCTCATACGCACCGCACACGCCCGTGGGGACCTACGCGTGCGCGGAAGTGCCGGGCACCGTGCGCTTAACACGTAAGGCAGGCGCGCTGTACCTGTGGCGCCGGGGTACCTGTGACCGACTCATCCCCGCCTCCAAGCCTTCGGTGCTCACCGCCAACGGCTACGCGGTGACTCTGCCGGACGATGCCAGGGATGGGCCAGACAGCTTTGTCCTTGACCTGGATCGTGCCCCTGGCCTGCGCTATCAACGACTGCCATGA
- a CDS encoding IS3 family transposase (programmed frameshift) — protein MAMKHYPPEFKADAIALYRSRPGATIAQIATELGINRETLRSWIRKDDDQRSAQASAPTRARTGTPAPRENLEEENKRLRAQVAELTTEREILRKAAAYFAPGDETVSRFGFIQDHSSAFGVKRLCQVLGLARSSYYAWKKAREARAERARRDAELTEAIRAIHKQDPAYGEPRITAELREMGYEVNHKRVERLMREAGIEGLHLRKKVRTTVPDPSDQPVPDLLERDFTATTPNSRYVGDITYLPLEGGRFLYLATVIDLYSRRLVGWSIAEHMRTSLIVDALRAAQAERGCLSGAIFHSDHGAQYTSAAFARVCEQLGVVQSMGAVGSSADNAAAESFNASLKRETLEGKGLKRWESVKHARLAVFAWINRYNTRRRHSANGQLSPLIYEQRTASLELAA, from the exons ATGGCCATGAAGCACTACCCACCCGAGTTCAAAGCCGACGCCATCGCCCTGTACCGGTCCCGCCCCGGCGCGACGATCGCTCAGATCGCCACCGAACTCGGTATCAACCGCGAGACCCTGCGCAGCTGGATCCGCAAAGACGACGACCAACGCTCCGCGCAGGCATCCGCACCCACCCGGGCCCGAACCGGTACTCCAGCCCCCAGGGAAAACCTGGAAGAAGAGAACAAGCGGCTCCGCGCCCAGGTCGCCGAGCTCACCACCGAGCGCGAGATCCTGCGCAAGGCAGCCGCCTATTTCGCAC CAGGAGATGAGACCGTGAGCCGCTTCGGTTTCATCCAGGACCACTCCAGCGCCTTCGGCGTCAAGCGGCTGTGCCAGGTGCTGGGCCTGGCCCGCTCCTCGTACTACGCCTGGAAAAAGGCCAGGGAAGCACGCGCGGAGCGGGCCCGTCGCGACGCGGAACTGACCGAGGCCATCCGCGCCATCCACAAACAAGACCCGGCCTACGGGGAACCGCGCATCACCGCTGAGCTGCGGGAGATGGGCTATGAGGTCAACCACAAACGGGTGGAACGCCTGATGCGCGAGGCCGGGATCGAGGGGCTGCATCTACGCAAGAAGGTGCGCACCACCGTGCCCGACCCCTCCGACCAGCCGGTACCGGACCTTCTCGAACGCGACTTCACCGCCACCACACCCAACAGCCGCTACGTCGGTGACATCACCTACCTGCCCCTGGAAGGGGGCCGGTTCTTGTACCTGGCCACGGTCATCGACCTGTACTCGCGCCGTCTGGTGGGCTGGTCCATCGCCGAGCACATGCGCACGTCCCTGATCGTCGATGCCCTGCGCGCGGCCCAGGCCGAGCGCGGCTGCCTGTCCGGGGCCATCTTCCACTCCGACCACGGCGCCCAATACACCTCAGCGGCCTTCGCTCGGGTGTGTGAACAGCTCGGGGTGGTCCAGTCGATGGGGGCTGTGGGCTCCTCGGCCGACAACGCCGCCGCGGAGTCCTTCAACGCCAGCCTCAAACGCGAGACGTTGGAGGGAAAGGGCCTCAAACGCTGGGAGAGCGTCAAGCACGCCCGTCTGGCGGTGTTCGCCTGGATCAACCGGTACAACACCCGACGCAGGCACTCAGCAAACGGGCAGCTCAGCCCGCTCATCTACGAGCAGAGAACAGCTAGCCTGGAGCTCGCTGCCTAA
- a CDS encoding HAD family hydrolase — translation MSSPVLVLWDIDRTLLYVGNTDRLIYRELAHDLLGHPAQHLPAKGTGRTVPLAVRELLQRNGAPEADLDALVKQALQELPDRLDEYRSHMLEHGHLLPGAAQAVEAVHAHPGWVPSVVTGNLQRSAQIKLEAFGLAPCIDTALGGYSSDDPHRPHLVARAQQRAQAALGTTFDRTNTVIIGDSLEDVTTGVEGGAQVIGVASGTTPAQQLHQAGADRVLADLTQVEALKEAITALSHVCE, via the coding sequence GTGAGCTCACCCGTCCTGGTGCTGTGGGACATCGACCGCACCCTGCTCTACGTCGGCAACACCGACCGACTCATCTACCGCGAACTCGCCCACGACCTTCTCGGCCATCCGGCCCAGCACCTGCCGGCCAAAGGCACCGGCCGCACCGTGCCCCTGGCCGTGCGCGAGCTGCTGCAGCGCAACGGGGCTCCCGAGGCGGACCTGGACGCCTTGGTCAAGCAGGCCCTACAGGAACTTCCCGACCGACTCGATGAGTACCGATCGCACATGCTCGAACACGGGCACCTCCTCCCGGGGGCCGCACAAGCCGTGGAGGCCGTGCACGCCCACCCCGGGTGGGTGCCCAGCGTGGTCACCGGCAACCTGCAACGCAGCGCCCAGATCAAGCTGGAGGCCTTCGGACTGGCCCCCTGCATCGACACCGCGCTGGGCGGCTACTCCAGCGACGACCCCCACCGCCCCCATCTGGTGGCCCGCGCCCAACAGCGCGCCCAGGCCGCGCTGGGCACGACCTTCGACCGCACGAACACGGTGATCATCGGGGATTCGCTCGAAGACGTCACCACCGGAGTGGAAGGCGGAGCACAGGTGATCGGCGTGGCCTCGGGCACCACACCAGCCCAGCAGCTACACCAGGCCGGCGCTGACCGGGTGCTCGCCGACCTGACCCAGGTAGAGGCGCTCAAGGAGGCCATCACTGCCCTGAGCCACGTCTGCGAGTAG
- a CDS encoding roadblock/LC7 domain-containing protein translates to MAEHTPSPIPAVPDLVSDFAAATPGIEHVVVFTHDSLVHAYSSGLSTQHAEQWAALLGSLWSMADRWARVADRGACSHILHKDQAGRVLILPATAGCGIGLLLSSESDTKQVAFAAQVFVDALGPRLPQEVPTTVGAAIHLKGAAA, encoded by the coding sequence ATGGCCGAACACACCCCTTCACCGATTCCAGCGGTGCCCGACCTTGTGTCGGACTTCGCCGCCGCCACCCCCGGTATCGAGCATGTCGTGGTCTTCACCCACGACAGTCTCGTGCACGCCTACTCGTCGGGGTTGTCGACGCAGCACGCCGAACAGTGGGCTGCTCTGCTGGGCAGCCTGTGGTCCATGGCCGACCGGTGGGCCAGGGTCGCCGACCGCGGCGCCTGCTCCCACATCCTGCACAAGGACCAGGCGGGTCGTGTCCTCATCCTCCCGGCCACCGCCGGGTGCGGTATCGGCCTGCTCCTGAGCTCTGAGTCGGACACCAAGCAGGTCGCCTTCGCCGCTCAAGTCTTCGTGGACGCCCTGGGGCCCCGTCTTCCCCAGGAGGTCCCCACCACGGTGGGCGCCGCGATCCACCTCAAGGGGGCCGCCGCATGA
- a CDS encoding DUF742 domain-containing protein, which yields MSTAHFTPRSQRPRATARAPRLRISEFTLVAPAFHSLAPDLDAQDPQSRILALAWQSPRPASVVELADQAGFPVALTMVAITHLIDEHRLVPCSPVAASGGAGALEQILQALQGRPLQTETAKLLVAAPSSGQQELRALLGHVGQIHPSTGQGAEVLYALQRSTHTLNLAMTGVCGLPALVSLWPDLARNAEALVLLVRDTDLDQGCDIAAWLNERTEVPVVVAVHLDSESELDAPQVRQALSVPERVPVVMFDAHEPYSLTCLLRDVCHYLTRLEGWG from the coding sequence ATGAGCACGGCGCACTTCACCCCCCGCTCCCAACGGCCCCGGGCCACCGCCCGCGCCCCGAGGCTGCGGATCAGCGAGTTCACCCTGGTCGCTCCGGCCTTCCACTCCCTGGCCCCTGATCTGGACGCCCAGGACCCCCAGTCCCGCATCCTGGCGCTGGCCTGGCAGTCCCCACGGCCTGCCTCGGTGGTCGAGCTCGCCGACCAGGCGGGCTTCCCCGTCGCCTTGACCATGGTGGCCATCACCCATTTGATCGACGAGCACCGGCTCGTGCCGTGCTCACCGGTGGCGGCCTCGGGCGGCGCGGGCGCGCTGGAGCAGATCCTGCAGGCCTTGCAGGGGCGGCCTTTGCAGACCGAGACCGCCAAACTCCTGGTGGCTGCCCCCTCATCCGGGCAGCAGGAGCTGCGCGCGCTGCTGGGCCATGTGGGGCAGATCCACCCCAGTACGGGCCAGGGCGCCGAGGTGCTCTACGCCCTTCAGCGCAGCACCCACACGCTCAACCTGGCCATGACCGGGGTGTGCGGCCTGCCTGCGCTGGTGTCCCTGTGGCCGGACTTGGCACGCAACGCCGAAGCCCTGGTGCTGCTGGTGCGCGACACCGACCTGGACCAGGGCTGTGACATCGCGGCCTGGCTCAATGAGCGAACCGAGGTCCCGGTTGTGGTCGCGGTGCACCTGGACAGCGAGAGCGAGCTGGACGCCCCGCAGGTACGGCAGGCGCTGTCGGTGCCCGAGCGTGTGCCGGTGGTGATGTTCGACGCCCACGAGCCCTACTCACTGACCTGCCTGCTGCGCGATGTGTGCCATTACCTGACCCGTCTGGAGGGGTGGGGATGA
- a CDS encoding class I SAM-dependent methyltransferase, which translates to MPETAPPRPNEANRSVYNRLVMQVIYTLWVHWICHRLAWGISNRWIRRAYRTWPGAAHLTIGPGNGRFLRFLPPRVQVLHLMDLNASCLTMAARVVGGRTLTPHAHLQDVLARWKDLDEASLDSIDCMMVMHCLRGASIADKAAFFAEARRVLKEGGVFFGATVLSGGSGVRVNRFARLLLNLYNGRKNVFANTGDTSDDLRAQLRFPFPDVDFHVQGCTGTWVAVKR; encoded by the coding sequence ATGCCTGAAACCGCCCCGCCCCGCCCCAACGAAGCCAACCGCAGCGTCTACAACCGCCTGGTCATGCAGGTCATCTACACCCTGTGGGTGCACTGGATCTGCCACCGGCTGGCCTGGGGCATCTCCAACCGGTGGATCCGCCGCGCCTACCGCACCTGGCCCGGAGCCGCGCACCTGACCATCGGCCCCGGCAACGGCCGCTTCCTGCGTTTCCTGCCGCCGCGGGTGCAGGTGCTGCACCTGATGGACCTCAACGCCTCCTGCCTGACCATGGCCGCCCGCGTCGTGGGCGGGCGCACCCTCACCCCCCACGCCCACCTGCAGGACGTGCTGGCCCGGTGGAAGGACCTGGACGAGGCCAGCCTGGACAGTATCGACTGCATGATGGTCATGCACTGCCTGCGCGGGGCCTCCATCGCCGACAAGGCCGCCTTCTTCGCCGAAGCCCGCCGGGTGTTGAAGGAGGGCGGGGTGTTCTTCGGCGCCACCGTCCTCTCCGGCGGCAGCGGGGTGCGCGTCAACCGCTTCGCCCGGCTGCTCCTGAACCTGTACAACGGCCGCAAGAACGTCTTCGCCAACACCGGCGACACCTCCGACGACCTGCGGGCCCAGCTGCGCTTCCCCTTCCCGGACGTGGACTTCCACGTGCAGGGCTGCACCGGCACGTGGGTGGCGGTGAAGCGATGA
- a CDS encoding beta-ketoacyl synthase N-terminal-like domain-containing protein, translated as MTTPNTGEPAVAVVGLACRLPGHIRSPQAFWDALITGRDLVTDHTDAHPRADILPAAILTETEQGFDAAHFGFSPTEVAAMDPQQQMLLELVDEAFQDAGMALAHWRGKRVGLWVGSSCLDQALLRLGPGQGGTMVDTAGALPSMLANRLSRHPHIDWRGPSEALDTACSASLVATHRAHQALLTSEVDLAVVASANTLRLDTHTRMFAASRVLSNDGHVHPFDQGGSGFVRGEGGGALILQRTADCPTTGTRPRALVAASLTNCDGAGAPIGTPNVAGQIDLLTRTYAQAGLAPDQVDYVEGHATGTAAGDAAESRALGRVLGRARPEGEPLLVGGVKPNVGHLEGGAGLIALIKVVLSLEHGVIPPTIHHTHPLPALQRMGLQVPTTARPWPQREHTPTAGVSAFGFGGTNAHLILQQAPPAPNPPSAHSDEDQAPHLIPLSASSTAALAQSAGLWSAAMGQAGSVRQVAATAAHRRDHHHGARAVVLADSAPQAAQAWDAAAQGRTHLSLAGPRRPAHKPLVVFVYPGHGAHPATLSGHHGLEAEPVFTQALERARLATFLESDQGEADGLARVQPAQWAWQVAATALLASWGVRPDVVVGHSLGELAAAHTAGVLTLHEAALVVAQRSRLLEQTAPKGELLATSLDPARAQELVRSLPTVAVASINAANATVLSGPIGELDLLADQLAKSGVWTRRISDAPPAHGPLVADQAEQLPDLVKTIRPSPAITALWSTATAARAQGPEWDAAYWGRQLRSPVLLHKTVRALAEQERPVVVVEVGARSVLASALASTLAQAQRRYEVDPPLVCTDGPAAPRENLLMALGQLYTFGLNPSWPTPSTPTAAPLPLRAWTHHSSAAPQNANQVVELSALEPERARTVITEQVTALVRGLLPQGSALPQGDAVLAEAGLGSLALAHLHIQLIHQLPDLAGLPAHVVHQATTMSALVKAITQFWAPAHLAHS; from the coding sequence ATGACCACCCCCAACACCGGCGAACCCGCAGTCGCCGTAGTGGGCCTTGCTTGCCGCCTGCCCGGCCACATCCGCTCACCGCAAGCGTTCTGGGACGCGCTGATCACTGGCCGGGACCTGGTCACCGACCACACCGACGCCCACCCGCGCGCCGACATCTTGCCCGCGGCCATCCTCACCGAGACCGAGCAGGGCTTTGATGCCGCCCACTTCGGTTTCTCACCCACCGAGGTCGCAGCGATGGACCCCCAGCAACAGATGCTGCTGGAGCTGGTCGACGAAGCCTTCCAGGACGCCGGAATGGCCCTGGCCCACTGGCGGGGCAAGCGGGTGGGGCTGTGGGTGGGCTCCTCCTGCCTGGACCAAGCCCTGCTGCGCCTAGGCCCCGGCCAGGGCGGCACCATGGTCGACACCGCCGGCGCCCTACCCTCCATGCTCGCCAACCGCCTCTCCCGCCACCCCCACATCGACTGGAGAGGCCCCTCCGAGGCCCTGGACACCGCCTGCTCCGCGTCCCTGGTCGCCACGCACCGCGCCCACCAGGCCCTGCTCACCAGTGAGGTCGACCTGGCCGTGGTCGCCTCAGCCAACACGTTGAGGTTGGACACCCACACCCGCATGTTCGCCGCCTCGCGAGTGCTCTCCAACGACGGGCACGTACACCCCTTCGACCAGGGCGGCAGCGGGTTCGTGCGCGGCGAGGGCGGCGGGGCCCTGATCTTGCAGCGCACCGCCGACTGCCCCACCACCGGCACACGTCCGCGCGCCCTGGTGGCAGCCAGCCTGACCAACTGCGACGGCGCCGGAGCCCCCATCGGCACCCCCAACGTGGCCGGGCAGATCGACCTGCTCACCCGCACCTACGCCCAGGCCGGGCTGGCACCGGACCAGGTGGACTACGTCGAGGGTCACGCCACCGGCACCGCGGCCGGGGATGCCGCCGAGTCCCGCGCCCTGGGCAGGGTGCTGGGGCGGGCCCGCCCCGAAGGCGAGCCGCTGCTGGTGGGCGGGGTCAAACCCAACGTGGGCCACCTCGAAGGCGGGGCGGGCCTGATCGCGCTGATCAAAGTCGTCCTGTCCCTGGAACACGGGGTGATCCCGCCCACCATCCACCACACCCACCCGCTACCGGCGCTGCAGCGGATGGGGTTGCAGGTGCCCACCACCGCCCGCCCCTGGCCCCAGCGCGAGCACACCCCCACCGCCGGGGTGTCGGCGTTCGGGTTCGGCGGCACCAACGCCCACCTGATCCTCCAACAGGCCCCACCCGCCCCCAACCCGCCCAGCGCACACTCCGATGAGGACCAGGCCCCCCACCTGATCCCGCTCTCGGCCAGCAGCACCGCCGCCCTGGCCCAGAGCGCAGGTCTGTGGTCGGCGGCCATGGGCCAGGCCGGTTCGGTACGCCAGGTGGCCGCTACCGCCGCCCACCGGCGCGACCACCACCACGGGGCGCGCGCGGTGGTGCTCGCTGACAGCGCCCCGCAGGCCGCTCAGGCCTGGGACGCGGCGGCCCAGGGCCGCACCCACCTGTCGTTGGCCGGGCCGCGTCGCCCCGCCCACAAGCCGCTGGTGGTGTTCGTCTACCCCGGCCACGGCGCCCACCCCGCCACCTTGTCCGGCCACCACGGTCTGGAGGCCGAGCCGGTCTTCACCCAGGCTCTGGAGCGGGCCCGCCTCGCGACGTTCCTCGAGAGCGACCAGGGTGAGGCGGACGGACTGGCGCGGGTGCAACCGGCCCAGTGGGCGTGGCAGGTCGCCGCCACCGCCCTGCTCGCCTCGTGGGGTGTGCGCCCGGACGTGGTGGTGGGCCACTCCCTGGGCGAGCTCGCCGCCGCCCACACCGCCGGAGTACTGACCCTGCATGAGGCCGCCCTGGTGGTCGCCCAGCGCAGCCGCCTGCTGGAACAGACCGCCCCCAAGGGTGAACTGCTGGCCACCTCCCTGGACCCGGCACGCGCCCAGGAGCTGGTGCGTTCCTTGCCCACGGTGGCGGTGGCCTCGATCAACGCAGCCAACGCCACCGTCCTGTCCGGACCCATCGGCGAACTGGACCTCCTCGCCGACCAGCTCGCCAAGAGCGGGGTGTGGACGCGCCGCATCAGCGACGCCCCGCCCGCCCACGGCCCGCTGGTGGCCGACCAGGCCGAGCAGTTGCCGGACCTGGTCAAGACCATCCGGCCGAGCCCCGCAATCACAGCGCTGTGGTCCACCGCCACGGCCGCCCGGGCCCAAGGCCCGGAGTGGGACGCCGCCTACTGGGGGCGCCAGCTGCGCTCCCCGGTACTGCTGCACAAGACCGTGCGGGCTCTGGCCGAGCAGGAGCGGCCCGTCGTGGTGGTGGAGGTCGGTGCCCGCTCGGTGCTGGCCAGCGCCCTGGCCTCCACCCTGGCCCAGGCCCAGCGCCGCTATGAAGTCGACCCGCCTTTGGTGTGCACCGACGGGCCCGCCGCCCCGCGCGAGAACCTGCTGATGGCGCTGGGGCAGCTGTACACCTTCGGGTTGAACCCCAGCTGGCCCACACCCTCAACCCCCACGGCCGCACCCCTGCCGTTGCGGGCCTGGACCCACCACAGCTCCGCCGCCCCTCAGAACGCAAACCAGGTGGTCGAGCTGAGTGCGCTGGAGCCCGAGCGGGCGCGCACGGTCATCACCGAACAGGTCACTGCTCTCGTGCGGGGTCTGCTGCCCCAGGGCAGTGCCCTCCCGCAAGGGGACGCGGTGCTGGCCGAGGCGGGGTTGGGGTCCTTGGCCCTGGCCCACCTGCACATCCAGCTCATCCACCAGCTGCCCGACCTGGCCGGTCTGCCCGCCCATGTCGTGCACCAGGCCACCACGATGTCGGCGCTCGTGAAGGCCATCACCCAGTTCTGGGCACCCGCCCACCTGGCCCACTCCTGA
- a CDS encoding acyltransferase domain-containing protein, which translates to MSPQVQQQSVIDAALIGMSMRLPGAMTAPQLWQLLLDPAQKDHIGLERGPITHTLVRQLAMDALADASLPTHALQGTRTGVYLCTHPDSAAEPELAEALCTYLGVEGPASTVRESTAVPLLHTAHHDLRVKTVDHAIVLALDEHHDLTRAIALVLTAAPLSERHRAYAHITGTWTTTAPPHHQTHTQVMGQALRHAQTGFARVWWWNTTVTDPTSSPSGTDQTRVLPEPLADRAGVSGLTSVAATALALHHRRRPAEGTGNSSMFPPYDPFEAYTAATFEHTPHQRSATVLTNAPRLPLPAHHDPVALPRMHPLSASSHADLTRAARLHAETTPAAGSVTTLADTALEHADHHRVRAAVVSDNLGTTVQGFRSIEDGQPNSHVIGPRVVPQVPPRLVYVATGVAGVHPNAGAALMRLSEYAEAVEETRQALAEYTTEPVWGPGERLTTVQDHHQATYVTQLALAAAWRAWGLEPEVVVGCGAGEPAAAVMAGALSVQEGARVVAARSTALAQLPPTQLLLIHASRSQVQSLLAPRRDQVHVALHLHNRLWCMAGPTDELLQLLHTLRERKISARLVRGDTVHTPPALELGSQVRHALRGLRPRLATRAYLMSATVRPSSARYLDADYWANQLGAPAYLGAALRLATDRTQTSVLVEVAARTTLARPLLDSVDARNDVVSLSADPAQYAHALGELYTRGHTPRPRPAHSRANAHLVLPPAPARQETTSVCSAPAPEHVQDDLLRLVERLADLDGPPAAAHSWAQLELSEYDLVRLICELRQIPAWRAVTSNDLDPHQPLTVWAKQLATRLEDTKATTPSQPAHH; encoded by the coding sequence ATGTCACCCCAGGTCCAGCAGCAGAGCGTGATCGACGCGGCGCTCATCGGCATGAGCATGCGCCTGCCCGGCGCCATGACCGCGCCCCAGCTGTGGCAGCTGCTGCTGGACCCGGCCCAGAAAGACCACATCGGGTTGGAGAGAGGGCCCATCACCCACACGCTGGTCCGCCAGCTGGCCATGGACGCCCTGGCTGATGCCTCCCTGCCCACCCACGCCCTGCAGGGCACCCGCACAGGGGTGTACTTGTGCACCCACCCCGACTCTGCTGCCGAACCCGAGCTGGCTGAGGCCCTGTGCACCTACTTGGGGGTGGAAGGCCCGGCGAGCACGGTTCGTGAGAGCACCGCGGTGCCGCTGCTACACACCGCTCACCATGATCTGCGGGTGAAAACCGTGGACCACGCCATCGTCTTGGCCCTGGACGAGCACCACGATCTGACCCGAGCCATCGCACTGGTGCTCACCGCCGCCCCGCTGTCCGAGCGTCACCGGGCCTATGCCCACATCACCGGCACCTGGACCACCACCGCCCCGCCCCACCACCAGACGCACACGCAGGTGATGGGCCAGGCCCTACGCCACGCCCAGACCGGCTTCGCGCGGGTGTGGTGGTGGAACACCACCGTCACCGACCCGACATCCTCCCCCTCGGGTACTGACCAGACGCGCGTCCTACCCGAACCCTTGGCCGACCGGGCTGGCGTGAGCGGTCTGACCTCCGTGGCGGCCACCGCGCTGGCTCTGCACCACCGAAGGCGCCCCGCCGAGGGCACCGGGAACAGCTCGATGTTTCCCCCCTACGACCCCTTCGAGGCCTATACGGCCGCAACCTTTGAACACACGCCCCACCAGCGGTCCGCGACGGTACTCACCAACGCCCCCCGGCTTCCTTTGCCCGCCCACCACGATCCGGTTGCCCTGCCCCGTATGCACCCCCTCTCTGCTTCCTCCCACGCCGACCTGACCCGCGCGGCCCGCCTGCACGCTGAAACCACCCCAGCCGCGGGCAGCGTCACCACCTTGGCTGACACGGCCCTGGAACACGCCGACCACCACCGGGTGCGGGCAGCCGTGGTCAGCGACAACCTCGGCACCACCGTGCAGGGCTTTCGCTCGATCGAGGACGGACAGCCCAACAGTCACGTCATCGGCCCCCGGGTGGTGCCGCAGGTGCCACCGCGGCTGGTCTACGTCGCGACCGGCGTGGCGGGTGTGCACCCCAACGCCGGCGCCGCCCTCATGCGGCTGAGCGAGTACGCCGAGGCGGTCGAGGAGACCCGCCAGGCACTGGCCGAGTACACCACCGAACCGGTCTGGGGCCCGGGCGAGCGACTGACCACGGTGCAGGACCACCACCAGGCGACCTACGTCACCCAGCTGGCGCTGGCCGCGGCCTGGCGCGCATGGGGTCTGGAACCAGAGGTGGTAGTGGGGTGCGGCGCCGGTGAACCCGCCGCCGCGGTGATGGCCGGAGCACTGTCGGTCCAGGAAGGGGCCCGCGTGGTGGCCGCGCGCAGCACCGCTCTAGCCCAGCTGCCCCCCACTCAGCTCCTGCTCATCCACGCGTCACGATCCCAGGTCCAATCCCTGCTCGCCCCCCGCCGCGATCAGGTGCACGTGGCACTGCACCTGCACAATCGGCTGTGGTGCATGGCCGGACCCACCGACGAGCTGCTCCAGCTGCTCCACACCCTGCGTGAGCGCAAGATCAGTGCCCGCCTGGTGCGGGGGGATACCGTGCACACCCCACCCGCTCTCGAACTCGGCTCCCAGGTACGTCACGCCCTGCGCGGGCTACGGCCCCGCCTAGCCACCCGCGCGTACCTGATGAGCGCCACCGTGCGCCCCTCCAGCGCCCGCTACCTCGATGCCGACTACTGGGCCAACCAGCTCGGTGCTCCCGCGTACCTGGGCGCCGCCCTGCGCCTGGCCACCGACCGCACCCAAACCAGCGTGCTGGTGGAGGTGGCCGCCCGCACCACCCTGGCCCGGCCCCTGCTGGACTCCGTCGATGCCCGCAACGACGTCGTCTCGCTAAGCGCTGACCCCGCCCAGTACGCGCACGCCCTGGGCGAGCTCTACACCCGCGGCCACACCCCCCGCCCTCGACCGGCGCACAGCCGAGCCAACGCCCATCTGGTCCTCCCACCCGCCCCCGCGCGACAGGAGACGACCTCCGTCTGTTCGGCGCCGGCCCCCGAACACGTGCAGGACGACCTGCTGCGCCTGGTGGAGCGTCTGGCGGACCTGGACGGGCCCCCGGCCGCCGCACACTCCTGGGCCCAGCTGGAGCTGAGCGAGTACGACCTGGTGCGGCTCATCTGTGAACTGCGCCAGATCCCCGCCTGGCGGGCGGTGACCAGTAACGACTTGGACCCGCACCAACCGCTGACGGTGTGGGCCAAACAACTGGCCACCCGCCTGGAGGACACCAAGGCCACCACGCCGTCGCAGCCCGCACACCACTGA